In a single window of the Ruminococcus albus 7 = DSM 20455 genome:
- the tnpA gene encoding IS66 family insertion sequence element accessory protein TnpA: MDKTTSITTIKKEMQLQEWSAQIKAQQASGLTIREWCKEKGIKPNTYYNRLRKVREKYIENSPTIVPVSVPCSNENIRIEKNGLQISLPADISADTLTALVHELC; encoded by the coding sequence ATGGACAAAACAACATCCATCACAACAATCAAAAAAGAAATGCAGCTTCAGGAATGGTCTGCGCAGATCAAAGCACAGCAGGCAAGCGGTCTGACGATCCGGGAATGGTGCAAAGAAAAAGGGATCAAGCCAAACACGTATTACAACCGCCTAAGAAAAGTTCGTGAAAAGTATATCGAAAATTCTCCGACCATCGTTCCTGTATCAGTTCCTTGCTCAAACGAAAATATCCGCATTGAGAAAAACGGACTTCAAATATCTCTTCCGGCAGATATATCTGCGGACACTCTGACCGCTTTGGTGCATGAGCTATGCTGA